The Corallococcus soli genome has a window encoding:
- a CDS encoding M12 family metallopeptidase, whose amino-acid sequence MLRRTWKSALVALFIPSLLLTACGEGLESRPALDPEMARVPAGAPVREGYAWNAARGKLVPVKYAEVDGLAILDGDMVLGTVEEMEARVREVKARGGLDAPGVHAQGVAITGANYRWPNFEVPYSIDAATPNQGRITDAINHWQQRTHLRFVQRTVLNAVLYPDYVHFQSGTGCSANTGRIGGKQGVWMDGTCSTGNIIHEIGHALGLWHEQAREDRNTYVRIRYENILAGQEHNFDQQIADGDDLFAYDYGSIMHYPRTAFTRNGQTTVETLGGQAIGQRDALSIRDAATVARLYSKTISLRTSGGYYLWAEDGGGGDLYSTFTEDHYSWAKFRLVDRNGFGLQSGDLVHLQTHEGNYVMAVNGYPARPIPTVRPWHGFPWRNDSQ is encoded by the coding sequence ATGCTTCGACGCACATGGAAGTCCGCGCTGGTTGCTCTGTTCATCCCCAGTCTGCTGCTCACCGCCTGTGGTGAGGGACTGGAGTCGCGTCCCGCCCTGGACCCGGAGATGGCCCGAGTGCCGGCTGGCGCCCCGGTTCGCGAGGGCTACGCCTGGAACGCCGCGAGAGGGAAGCTGGTGCCAGTGAAGTACGCCGAGGTGGATGGACTGGCCATCCTCGATGGAGACATGGTTCTCGGCACGGTGGAGGAGATGGAGGCGCGCGTGCGCGAGGTGAAGGCCCGGGGAGGTCTCGACGCCCCGGGAGTCCACGCCCAGGGCGTGGCCATCACCGGAGCAAACTATCGCTGGCCCAACTTCGAGGTGCCCTACAGCATCGACGCGGCCACACCAAACCAGGGGAGGATCACGGACGCCATCAATCACTGGCAACAGCGTACACACCTCCGCTTCGTACAACGCACCGTGCTCAACGCGGTGCTGTACCCGGACTACGTCCACTTCCAGTCTGGCACCGGGTGCAGTGCCAACACGGGGCGAATTGGTGGCAAGCAAGGGGTGTGGATGGATGGCACCTGCAGCACGGGCAACATCATCCATGAAATCGGACATGCGCTGGGCCTCTGGCATGAGCAGGCGCGCGAGGACCGCAATACCTACGTGCGCATACGGTACGAGAACATCCTCGCGGGCCAGGAGCACAACTTCGACCAGCAGATCGCCGACGGCGACGACCTCTTCGCCTATGACTACGGCTCCATCATGCACTACCCCCGGACGGCGTTCACGAGGAACGGGCAGACCACCGTCGAGACCCTGGGAGGGCAGGCCATCGGGCAGCGCGACGCGCTGAGCATCAGGGACGCGGCAACCGTGGCGCGTCTCTACTCGAAAACGATCTCCCTGCGCACCTCGGGCGGCTACTACCTGTGGGCCGAGGACGGCGGCGGCGGCGATTTGTATTCCACCTTCACCGAAGACCATTATTCCTGGGCGAAGTTCCGACTGGTGGACCGCAACGGCTTCGGGCTGCAATCTGGCGACCTCGTCCACCTGCAGACGCACGAAGGCAACTATGTCATGGCCGTGAACGGTTACCCTGCGAGGCCCATCCCTACTGTCCGCCCATGGCATGGCTTCCCCTGGAGGAACGATAGCCAGTGA
- a CDS encoding RICIN domain-containing protein → MFAVRSGSEAGRARENRSSAKGRGWAALALLLLPLTAAAGPGPNYRWDESRNRPRPNRCHDASQCDGARTCSPAGWCQGDARPTPPAPPPGWSEPNPGRGEMRPQRSTFIRSKLAGLVIDIEGANRSPGAGLVAFRAKSNREGNDNQMWELVPTKGGYLIRSRLNGLVLDVEGANEAAGARVITWEAHGGVNQVWQLVPGRVRGTYFIQSRLNGLVLDIEGGRTDGSGRLITFPMHRKGKADNQLWRLDV, encoded by the coding sequence ATGTTCGCGGTTCGCAGTGGCTCCGAGGCTGGTCGTGCGCGTGAAAACCGTTCGTCCGCGAAGGGCAGGGGATGGGCGGCGCTCGCGCTGCTGCTCCTGCCGCTGACGGCGGCGGCGGGACCGGGCCCGAACTACCGCTGGGACGAGTCGCGCAACCGCCCCAGGCCCAACCGCTGCCACGATGCCTCGCAGTGCGACGGCGCGCGCACGTGCAGCCCCGCGGGCTGGTGTCAGGGCGATGCGCGTCCCACTCCGCCCGCTCCGCCTCCTGGGTGGTCGGAGCCGAACCCTGGCCGGGGAGAGATGCGTCCCCAACGCAGCACCTTCATCCGCAGCAAGCTCGCGGGGCTCGTCATCGACATCGAGGGGGCCAACCGCTCGCCCGGCGCGGGGCTCGTCGCATTCCGGGCCAAGTCCAACCGCGAGGGCAATGACAACCAGATGTGGGAGCTGGTGCCCACGAAAGGCGGCTACCTCATCCGCAGCCGGCTCAACGGGCTCGTGCTCGACGTGGAGGGGGCCAACGAGGCCGCGGGAGCCCGCGTGATCACCTGGGAGGCCCACGGCGGAGTCAATCAGGTGTGGCAGCTCGTGCCCGGTCGCGTTCGCGGCACCTACTTCATCCAGAGTCGGCTCAACGGCCTGGTGCTGGATATCGAGGGCGGCAGGACGGATGGCTCGGGGCGGCTCATCACCTTCCCCATGCATCGCAAGGGGAAGGCGGACAACCAGCTCTGGCGGCTGGACGTCTGA
- a CDS encoding sensor histidine kinase encodes MSWRIVFVFCLLLLLSPQGVAQEARPAGKSVLLLIPEDTALPAMATLVASLRSTLWEAQGGPITLDVESLDLGWARGPAYTHALHTWYLAKYRERRPDAILAFRSDAIQLALQLRQELWPEIPMIVLSEDERLWEQQPRPERVAGLWLHYDMRATAELALQLLPSTRRLALVNGSSPWERAQQEQMVRELQSLLEQRGLEFIDLSNLPLAGLLERARTLPDGTTVLTFSFMTDPSGRPFVGREIARMLLSASNRPCFALHDTVLGLGFVGGALVSYEAVGQQLGMLTSRVLRGEQEEFLAPLKPASVDTLTVDARALRRWDIPRERVPPGVRLAYDEPTLWERYRWWVLGALMISGLQALVAGGLVVERRRRMRAQAELLERQRLEKLAELEARRTLDQLAHVSRVAALGELAASLAHELNQPLAAILSNAQAARRLLNATPAEPDELREALGDIVSDGKRAGEVIHRMRMLLKRGEPRQELHSLNDVVCEVGRLLVNDMHLRGADLHLALAPSLPAVQGDGIQLQQVVLNLLINAMDAMADVPAGQRQVQVRTISPVPGQVELCVQDSGGGIEPSRLALIFEPFYSTKEHGLGMGLSISRSIVEAHGGRLQAESPLGQGALLRCVLPAARAESSS; translated from the coding sequence ATGTCCTGGCGCATCGTCTTTGTCTTCTGCCTCCTGTTGCTGCTGTCCCCCCAGGGGGTGGCCCAGGAGGCGCGTCCGGCCGGAAAGTCCGTGCTCCTGCTCATTCCCGAGGATACGGCGCTGCCCGCCATGGCGACGCTCGTCGCCAGTCTTCGCTCTACCTTGTGGGAGGCCCAGGGCGGTCCAATCACCCTGGATGTCGAGAGCCTGGATCTGGGTTGGGCCCGCGGGCCTGCCTACACACACGCCCTGCACACCTGGTATCTCGCCAAGTACCGGGAGCGCCGGCCGGATGCCATCCTCGCCTTCCGCTCCGACGCCATCCAGTTGGCCCTGCAACTGCGCCAGGAGCTGTGGCCGGAGATCCCGATGATCGTCCTTTCCGAGGACGAGCGGCTCTGGGAGCAGCAGCCTCGCCCGGAGCGGGTGGCGGGCCTCTGGCTGCATTATGACATGCGGGCCACCGCGGAGCTGGCCCTGCAACTGCTGCCCAGCACACGGAGGTTGGCGCTCGTCAACGGCTCCAGTCCCTGGGAGCGCGCTCAGCAGGAGCAGATGGTGCGAGAGCTGCAATCGCTGCTGGAGCAGCGGGGACTGGAGTTCATCGACCTGAGCAACCTGCCGCTGGCCGGGCTGCTTGAGCGCGCGAGGACCCTACCGGACGGCACCACGGTCCTCACCTTCAGCTTCATGACCGATCCCAGCGGGAGACCCTTCGTGGGGCGTGAGATCGCACGCATGTTGCTCTCCGCCAGCAATCGGCCCTGCTTCGCCCTCCATGACACCGTCCTGGGTCTGGGGTTCGTGGGCGGAGCGCTCGTCAGCTACGAGGCCGTGGGCCAACAGCTGGGCATGCTCACCTCCCGCGTGTTGCGCGGAGAGCAGGAGGAGTTCCTCGCGCCCCTGAAGCCGGCATCCGTGGACACGCTGACGGTCGATGCCCGCGCGCTGCGGCGCTGGGACATCCCCCGTGAGCGGGTGCCTCCCGGGGTGCGGCTCGCCTACGACGAGCCCACCCTCTGGGAGCGCTACCGCTGGTGGGTCCTGGGGGCCCTGATGATCAGCGGCCTGCAGGCGCTGGTGGCCGGAGGGCTCGTGGTGGAGCGCCGACGCCGCATGCGTGCCCAGGCCGAACTTCTTGAGCGCCAACGCCTGGAGAAGCTCGCGGAGCTGGAGGCACGTCGAACCCTGGATCAGCTGGCCCACGTGAGCCGGGTGGCCGCCCTGGGCGAGCTGGCAGCCTCACTGGCTCATGAACTCAACCAGCCCCTGGCCGCGATCCTCAGCAACGCCCAGGCCGCACGCCGCCTGCTGAACGCCACACCCGCGGAGCCGGATGAGCTGCGCGAGGCCCTCGGGGACATTGTCTCCGACGGCAAGCGCGCGGGCGAAGTCATTCACCGCATGCGCATGCTGCTCAAGCGGGGGGAACCCCGGCAGGAGCTCCACTCACTCAATGACGTGGTGTGCGAGGTGGGGCGACTGCTGGTCAACGACATGCACCTGCGCGGCGCGGACCTGCACCTGGCGCTGGCTCCGTCGCTTCCCGCCGTTCAGGGGGACGGAATCCAGCTCCAACAGGTGGTGCTCAACCTGCTCATCAACGCCATGGATGCCATGGCGGATGTCCCCGCGGGCCAGCGCCAGGTGCAGGTCCGCACCATCTCGCCAGTCCCGGGGCAGGTGGAGCTGTGCGTGCAGGACTCGGGAGGAGGGATCGAGCCGTCGCGGCTGGCCCTCATCTTCGAACCCTTCTACTCCACAAAGGAACACGGGCTGGGCATGGGGCTGTCCATCAGCCGCTCCATCGTCGAGGCGCACGGCGGACGCCTGCAAGCCGAGAGCCCTCTGGGGCAGGGGGCTCTGTTACGGTGCGTGCTTCCTGCGGCCCGCGCGGAGTCCTCGTCATGA
- a CDS encoding response regulator transcription factor: protein MTQAPATIFLVDDDASVLRGVGRLLRAAGHVTKPFASPSEFLAQLSEDTPGCAVLDLRMPGLNGLELQQAMESKDCHLPVIFISGHGDVPASVRAMKAGAVDFLLKPFDEQQLLGAISQALLKDAAARAGRAETAALHARHAVLTPREREVCTLVAQGLTNKEVAQRLGTTEKTIKVHRARVIQKLDVDSVAELVRFVDRLGQG from the coding sequence ATGACGCAAGCCCCCGCCACCATCTTCCTCGTGGACGACGATGCGTCAGTGCTGCGGGGGGTGGGGCGGTTGCTGCGGGCCGCCGGCCATGTGACGAAGCCCTTCGCCTCGCCCTCCGAGTTCCTCGCACAGCTGTCCGAGGACACGCCGGGTTGCGCCGTGCTGGACCTGCGGATGCCAGGACTGAACGGGCTGGAGCTGCAACAGGCCATGGAGTCCAAGGACTGCCACCTGCCTGTCATCTTCATCTCCGGCCACGGGGATGTGCCGGCCAGCGTCAGGGCCATGAAGGCCGGCGCCGTGGACTTCCTCCTGAAGCCCTTTGACGAGCAACAACTGCTGGGCGCCATCTCCCAGGCCTTGCTCAAGGACGCGGCGGCCCGCGCCGGCCGCGCCGAGACAGCCGCGCTGCATGCCCGCCATGCCGTCCTCACCCCCCGCGAGCGCGAGGTATGCACGCTGGTGGCCCAGGGGCTGACCAACAAGGAGGTCGCCCAGCGGCTGGGCACCACCGAGAAGACCATCAAGGTGCACCGCGCCCGCGTCATCCAGAAGCTGGATGTGGACTCCGTGGCGGAACTGGTGCGGTTCGTGGACCGGCTGGGCCAGGGCTGA
- a CDS encoding Ig-like domain-containing protein translates to MSYLFSKWLTGPATALRAGLVLGLVASTLAACRDNDPKPGVPPVARNVTLETVEDTPLEVNLPASGNGALTFTLVDAPDHGTLSELRANGSITYTPDADYNGEDALIFRATNRQGQSTQGTVTITITPVNDPPTLSPVAHQTLAEDSSTGDLAFTLSDAETLAGGLVVTATSSNTALVPNAPANLIFGGSGAGRTLKVVPTANASGSTTIALSVSDGSATTSTTFTVDVTAVNDVPTISPVADQGITVGSSTGELAFTVGDVETAADSLTVIATSSNTDLVPNDPSHLVLGGSGSSRTLNVVPATSASGSTTITLSVGDGSDITSTTFTVDVTGVASLYWTTAAGSLWRVDVNGTNAVELETGLGGTASVATDPVTRTVFYTRNSAIVRADSNGVNPVDVVVNGGFPSGLAVDSTNRKLYWSDFNDSRVMRAELDGSNPTQIVSGINSPSAIAFDVPRGKVYVISYNNTALLRFNLDGTHPETLASGLGGLGVGLAVDSSGGKVYYSTRGNSLYVADLDGSNATALVTNQTTVHGIAIDVAAGRLYWADWLGTVIQSAKLSDGGDVLTVNSGSARNLGLAWMPAP, encoded by the coding sequence ATGTCATATTTGTTTTCGAAATGGCTCACAGGGCCAGCCACCGCATTGCGCGCCGGATTGGTGCTTGGACTGGTCGCCAGCACCCTCGCTGCTTGTCGCGACAACGACCCCAAGCCCGGCGTCCCGCCGGTGGCCCGCAACGTCACCCTTGAGACGGTGGAAGACACACCCCTCGAGGTGAACCTGCCGGCCAGCGGAAACGGGGCACTCACCTTCACCCTCGTCGATGCACCGGACCACGGCACGTTGAGTGAGCTCCGCGCCAATGGCTCCATCACCTACACCCCCGACGCCGACTACAATGGCGAAGATGCGCTCATCTTTCGCGCCACCAACCGCCAGGGCCAGAGCACCCAGGGCACGGTGACCATCACCATCACCCCAGTGAATGACCCGCCCACGCTCTCCCCGGTGGCCCACCAGACCCTCGCCGAGGACAGCTCGACCGGTGACCTGGCCTTCACGCTGAGCGACGCGGAGACCCTCGCTGGCGGCCTCGTGGTCACCGCTACGTCCTCCAACACCGCCCTGGTGCCGAACGCCCCCGCGAACCTCATCTTCGGCGGCTCCGGCGCTGGCCGCACCCTCAAGGTGGTTCCCACCGCCAACGCCAGCGGCTCCACCACCATCGCCCTCTCGGTGAGCGATGGCTCCGCCACCACCTCCACCACCTTCACGGTCGACGTCACCGCGGTGAATGACGTTCCCACCATCTCCCCAGTGGCCGACCAGGGCATCACTGTGGGCAGCTCGACCGGCGAGCTGGCCTTCACCGTGGGCGACGTGGAAACCGCCGCCGACAGCCTCACGGTCATCGCCACGTCCTCCAATACCGACCTGGTGCCCAACGACCCCAGCCATCTCGTCCTCGGAGGCTCCGGCTCCAGCCGCACCCTCAACGTGGTTCCCGCCACCAGCGCCAGCGGCTCCACCACCATCACCCTCTCGGTGGGTGACGGCTCCGACATCACCTCCACCACCTTCACGGTCGACGTCACCGGTGTTGCGAGCCTCTATTGGACGACTGCCGCCGGCTCGCTGTGGAGGGTTGACGTGAACGGCACGAATGCCGTTGAACTCGAAACCGGCCTCGGCGGGACAGCTTCCGTCGCAACCGACCCGGTAACCCGTACCGTCTTCTACACGCGCAACAGCGCCATCGTTCGAGCGGACAGTAATGGGGTGAACCCGGTCGATGTCGTGGTGAACGGAGGCTTTCCCAGCGGGCTGGCAGTTGATTCGACGAACCGCAAGCTGTACTGGTCCGACTTCAACGACAGCCGGGTCATGCGCGCCGAGCTGGATGGCAGCAATCCAACGCAGATCGTCAGCGGCATCAACAGCCCGTCTGCCATCGCGTTCGATGTCCCGCGCGGCAAGGTGTATGTCATCAGCTACAACAATACCGCGCTCTTGCGATTCAATCTTGATGGTACCCACCCGGAGACCCTCGCTTCAGGCCTGGGCGGCCTGGGCGTGGGCCTGGCGGTCGACTCAAGCGGTGGGAAGGTCTACTACTCGACCCGAGGCAACAGCCTCTATGTCGCCGACCTGGACGGCTCCAACGCCACCGCCCTGGTGACCAACCAGACCACGGTGCATGGGATTGCCATCGATGTCGCTGCCGGGCGGCTGTATTGGGCGGATTGGCTGGGGACCGTGATCCAGAGCGCCAAGCTGTCCGACGGCGGAGATGTCCTGACCGTGAACTCGGGCAGCGCCAGGAACCTGGGTCTGGCCTGGATGCCTGCGCCGTAG
- a CDS encoding FAD-dependent monooxygenase, whose translation MHTDEVTQHAVVIAGGGPTGLMLAAELALARVDVAIVERRASQDVAGSRSRGLHARSLEVLDQRGVVERFVSQGKAVQNVAFGQAPLDLSDFPTRHNHGLALLQERFERILAEWVGELAVPIYRGCEVTGFAQDDTGVDVALSDGRALRAKYLVGCDGGRSLIRKAAGIEFPGWDASISYLIAEVEMTGAPTFGIRRDEKGTYAMGPLEDGRVGVVLREEQVGTGDAPTLEALREGLVALYGTDHGLRSATYLSRFTDMTRQAASYRDRRVLLAGDAAHVHSPMGGQGLNLGVQDAVNLGWKLAQVVRGVSPEDLLDTYQAERHPVAARALRKTLAQTALSRGDARMDAVRETLAELLRMDGPRKQYAAMMSGLDVHYDLGNGHPLLGRRMPDLDLITADGPRRVFHLLHEARPVLLDLGEPGTLDITPWADRVRRVAARYTGAWELPVLGAVSAPVAVLIRPDGHVAWIGEGTDQGLREALTRWFGPVPPQNPAAAS comes from the coding sequence ATGCACACGGACGAGGTGACACAGCACGCGGTGGTGATTGCGGGAGGGGGCCCGACCGGGCTGATGCTGGCGGCGGAGCTGGCGTTGGCGCGGGTGGACGTGGCCATCGTCGAACGGCGCGCCAGTCAGGACGTCGCCGGCTCACGCTCGCGCGGCCTGCACGCGCGCAGCCTGGAGGTGCTCGATCAACGCGGGGTCGTCGAGCGCTTCGTCTCGCAAGGAAAGGCGGTCCAGAACGTCGCGTTCGGGCAGGCGCCTCTGGACCTCAGCGACTTCCCGACGCGTCACAACCATGGGCTCGCGCTCTTGCAGGAGCGCTTCGAGCGCATCCTGGCGGAGTGGGTGGGCGAGCTGGCGGTGCCCATCTACCGTGGATGTGAGGTGACGGGCTTCGCGCAGGACGACACCGGCGTCGACGTCGCGCTGTCCGACGGCCGTGCGCTGCGGGCGAAGTACCTCGTCGGGTGCGACGGGGGTCGCAGCCTCATCCGCAAGGCGGCGGGCATCGAGTTCCCGGGGTGGGACGCGTCGATCAGCTACCTCATCGCCGAGGTCGAGATGACCGGAGCGCCGACGTTCGGCATCCGCCGGGACGAGAAGGGCACCTATGCCATGGGCCCGCTGGAGGACGGACGCGTGGGCGTCGTGCTGAGAGAGGAGCAGGTCGGCACGGGCGACGCGCCGACCCTGGAGGCTCTGCGCGAGGGGCTCGTCGCGCTCTACGGGACGGACCACGGCCTGCGCAGCGCCACGTACCTCTCAAGGTTCACCGACATGACGCGGCAGGCGGCGTCCTACCGCGACCGGCGGGTGCTCCTGGCCGGCGACGCGGCCCACGTGCACTCGCCGATGGGCGGACAGGGGCTCAACCTCGGCGTGCAGGATGCCGTGAACCTGGGGTGGAAGCTGGCCCAGGTCGTGCGCGGCGTCTCGCCGGAGGACCTGCTCGACACGTACCAGGCCGAGCGGCACCCCGTCGCGGCCCGTGCGCTGCGGAAGACGCTGGCGCAGACCGCGCTGAGCCGTGGTGACGCGCGGATGGACGCCGTGCGCGAGACGCTGGCGGAGCTGCTGCGGATGGACGGACCTCGCAAGCAGTACGCGGCGATGATGTCGGGGCTGGACGTCCACTACGACCTGGGCAACGGACACCCGCTGCTCGGGCGCCGCATGCCGGACCTCGACCTGATCACCGCCGACGGCCCCCGGCGCGTGTTCCATCTGTTGCACGAAGCGCGGCCGGTGCTGCTCGACCTGGGCGAGCCCGGCACGCTCGACATCACGCCCTGGGCGGACCGGGTTCGGAGGGTCGCGGCTCGCTACACGGGGGCGTGGGAGCTCCCGGTGCTCGGCGCCGTCAGCGCGCCCGTCGCGGTGCTGATTCGACCGGACGGACACGTCGCGTGGATCGGGGAGGGCACGGACCAGGGTCTGCGTGAGGCCCTGACCCGATGGTTCGGGCCTGTGCCTCCCCAGAATCCGGCCGCTGCGTCATGA
- a CDS encoding DUF2911 domain-containing protein: MRTMKNKLLGCMASALMTLTAMPALAQLQLPAPSPAAKVSQGVGVSEISVEYSSPAVKGRKVWGELVPNDKAWRSGANSATKITFSHPVTFGDKAVPAGSYAIVSLPSQKGWKVMLNTDLGLWRGGAPYDASKDVASVSATTTAIPARERLTYLFTDTTDTGTRLDLEWEKLRVSVPITVDTAAFAKANIEQAEKDAASMHTSAAAYLAATPKDHAAALKHADAAVAANPSWYTHWIRASVLSQAGKYAEARKAAQTSWDLGQKDKSFFYRDQVAKALAEWKNKK; the protein is encoded by the coding sequence GTGAGGACGATGAAGAACAAGCTTCTCGGCTGTATGGCCTCCGCGCTCATGACCCTGACGGCGATGCCCGCGCTGGCTCAGCTCCAACTGCCGGCGCCGAGCCCCGCGGCGAAGGTGTCGCAGGGGGTGGGCGTCTCCGAAATCTCCGTCGAATATTCCAGCCCCGCCGTGAAGGGCCGGAAGGTCTGGGGCGAGCTGGTCCCCAACGACAAGGCGTGGCGCAGCGGCGCCAACTCGGCGACGAAGATCACCTTCAGCCATCCCGTCACCTTCGGTGACAAGGCCGTCCCGGCCGGCTCCTACGCCATCGTCAGCCTGCCCTCGCAGAAGGGCTGGAAGGTGATGCTGAACACGGACCTGGGCCTGTGGCGGGGCGGCGCGCCCTATGACGCCTCCAAGGACGTGGCCTCGGTGAGCGCCACCACCACGGCGATCCCGGCGCGCGAGCGCCTGACGTACCTCTTCACCGACACCACGGACACCGGCACGCGGCTGGACCTGGAGTGGGAGAAGCTGCGCGTCTCCGTGCCCATCACGGTGGACACCGCCGCCTTCGCGAAGGCCAACATCGAGCAGGCGGAGAAGGACGCGGCCAGCATGCACACGAGCGCGGCCGCCTACCTGGCGGCCACCCCCAAGGACCATGCCGCCGCGTTGAAGCACGCCGACGCGGCCGTGGCCGCCAACCCCTCCTGGTACACCCACTGGATTCGCGCGAGCGTCCTGTCGCAGGCGGGCAAGTACGCCGAGGCCCGCAAGGCCGCGCAGACCTCGTGGGACCTGGGGCAGAAGGACAAGAGCTTCTTCTACCGTGACCAGGTCGCCAAGGCGCTGGCGGAGTGGAAGAACAAGAAGTAG
- the bshA gene encoding N-acetyl-alpha-D-glucosaminyl L-malate synthase BshA: MNAPLNVAITCFPTFGGSGMVATEIGLAMADRGHRVHFIARDLPVRLHGANRKVVFHEVTESDYPALQQSSTYPIALASKMIEVASYERLDILHVHYAVPHATAAWMAREVLGPRAPRVVTTLHGTDTTLVGIDPSYLPITRFSILRSDAVTVPSAYLRRATWRGFDIPESVPIDVITNFADTERYAPVRDRACLRALFPALHDDEPVLIHVSNFRPVKRIVDVVAIFTEVHRHRPCRLVMVGDGPERSHAERMLREKGLEDRVAFLGKQDRFEELVAASDVFLLPSEQESFGLAALEALSCGIPVVASDLGGIPELVTHGETGFLAPLGDVPAMARHVLTLVEDAERWQGFSRRARARVLERFQKEPAIDRYEALYRRLLTGPLHR, from the coding sequence ATGAACGCCCCGCTCAACGTGGCCATCACCTGCTTTCCGACCTTCGGTGGCAGCGGCATGGTCGCCACGGAGATTGGCCTCGCGATGGCGGACCGGGGCCACCGCGTCCACTTCATCGCCCGGGACCTGCCGGTCCGGCTCCACGGCGCGAACCGGAAGGTCGTCTTCCACGAGGTGACGGAGAGCGACTACCCGGCGCTCCAGCAGTCCAGCACCTACCCCATCGCGCTGGCCTCCAAGATGATCGAGGTCGCCAGCTACGAGCGCCTGGACATCCTGCACGTCCACTACGCGGTGCCGCACGCCACCGCCGCGTGGATGGCGCGCGAGGTGCTGGGCCCCCGGGCGCCGCGCGTCGTCACCACGCTGCACGGGACGGACACCACGCTGGTGGGAATCGACCCCAGCTACCTGCCCATCACGCGCTTCTCCATCCTGCGCAGCGACGCGGTGACGGTGCCGTCGGCCTACCTGCGCCGCGCGACGTGGCGGGGCTTCGACATCCCGGAGAGCGTCCCCATCGACGTCATCACCAACTTCGCGGACACCGAGCGCTACGCCCCGGTGCGCGACCGCGCCTGCCTGCGCGCGCTCTTCCCGGCCCTGCATGACGACGAGCCGGTGCTCATCCACGTCTCCAACTTCCGGCCGGTGAAGCGCATCGTCGACGTGGTCGCCATCTTCACCGAGGTCCACCGCCACCGGCCCTGCCGGTTGGTGATGGTGGGAGACGGTCCGGAGCGCTCGCACGCGGAGCGGATGCTGCGGGAGAAGGGCCTGGAGGACCGCGTCGCGTTCCTCGGCAAGCAGGACCGCTTCGAGGAGCTGGTGGCCGCCTCCGACGTCTTCCTGCTCCCCAGCGAGCAGGAGAGCTTCGGGCTCGCCGCGCTGGAGGCGCTGAGCTGCGGCATTCCCGTGGTGGCCAGCGACCTGGGCGGAATCCCGGAGCTCGTCACGCACGGAGAGACGGGCTTCCTGGCGCCGCTGGGGGATGTCCCCGCCATGGCCCGGCACGTGCTCACGCTGGTCGAGGACGCGGAGCGCTGGCAGGGCTTCTCACGCCGCGCGCGGGCGCGGGTCCTGGAGCGCTTCCAGAAGGAACCCGCCATCGACCGCTACGAGGCGCTCTACCGCCGGCTCCTGACGGGGCCCCTCCATCGCTGA
- the bshB1 gene encoding bacillithiol biosynthesis deacetylase BshB1: MSATGTAYGIDVLAFGPHPDDVELFCGGLLASMAALGYRTGIVDLTRGEKSSRGTLQSRAEETQAATRALGLAHRENLELPDGWLNPWAGFDTPEPERARTAAVARVVEALRRLRPELVVVPWEQERHPDHEAASALVTRALFFAGVRRFDAEPAAEPFTPRQVLYYPLRHLAEPGFVVDVSAVYERKLAAVHCYASQVMPRPDAPPTLVGSPLSLSSLEARDRFYGAQIGVTHGEPYVLREALGLADPLDHFRRNSFARPLFFPART; the protein is encoded by the coding sequence ATGAGCGCGACCGGCACCGCCTACGGCATCGACGTCCTCGCCTTCGGGCCCCACCCGGATGACGTGGAGCTGTTCTGCGGCGGGCTGCTGGCGAGCATGGCCGCCCTCGGCTACCGCACCGGCATCGTGGACCTGACGCGCGGCGAGAAGAGCTCGCGCGGCACGCTGCAATCCCGCGCGGAGGAGACGCAGGCCGCCACCCGCGCGCTGGGGCTGGCCCACCGGGAGAACCTGGAGCTGCCCGACGGCTGGCTCAATCCGTGGGCGGGCTTCGACACGCCCGAACCCGAGCGCGCCCGCACCGCCGCCGTGGCCCGCGTGGTGGAGGCGCTGCGCCGCCTGCGCCCGGAGCTGGTCGTCGTGCCCTGGGAGCAGGAGCGACACCCGGACCACGAGGCGGCCAGCGCGCTGGTGACGCGCGCCCTCTTCTTCGCGGGCGTGCGCAGGTTCGACGCGGAGCCCGCCGCGGAGCCCTTCACGCCGCGGCAGGTCCTCTACTACCCGCTGCGGCACCTGGCCGAGCCTGGCTTCGTCGTGGACGTCTCCGCCGTCTACGAGCGCAAGCTGGCCGCGGTGCACTGCTACGCCAGCCAGGTGATGCCCCGCCCGGACGCCCCGCCCACGCTGGTGGGCTCACCGCTCTCGCTGTCCTCGCTGGAGGCCCGGGACCGCTTCTATGGCGCGCAGATTGGCGTCACCCACGGCGAGCCCTACGTCCTGCGCGAGGCGCTGGGATTGGCCGACCCGCTCGACCACTTCCGCAGGAATAGCTTCGCCCGGCCCCTGTTCTTCCCGGCACGCACATGA